Proteins encoded in a region of the Benincasa hispida cultivar B227 chromosome 2, ASM972705v1, whole genome shotgun sequence genome:
- the LOC120071164 gene encoding U3 small nucleolar RNA-associated protein 25, with the protein MVKQLVRKRGVSEAEELEVFTEQSNYENLLMQLRSCNKDVAASCVKRQRQEEGKSDTEDDEDDCSESSSALEEEEEEEEEEEEEEGGGGGVTDEGFRRSPSFGNTMYEPVPNVEIDDDSDSSDIDKENELEVGSHGDPSTSERTSSFNKHMEHKLSKEEVENFLKMKWKYTWAVPAVGMSNCKWSGTGECFLEELDVKSSNYDLKLRLYEHWLDMYKTSGGTDFHSSRQRSFFSFCNSYRDILYCNKKPFYLKGLEEDSRIVDSYIMHSLNHVFKTRDLIMKNDSKVAKHQDCAEILSGEKFLDHGFTRPKVLILLPLASIALRVIKRLLHLTPSANKVTVEHLDRLYKDFGNGDVGKNEDMVELSLNDQSSSSQKSSKPSDFQALFGGNNEDLFMIGIKFTRKSIKLFSDFYSSDIIVASPLGLITKLGEIEQNKEKDVDYLSSIEVLIIDHADIIAMQNWSHVNTVIEHMNKIPSKQHGTDVMRIRQWYLDGYARLYRQSIVLGFHSNPDINGFFNRYCNNFEGKVRLLCEYKGILPKVVLQVRQVYERFDADSIADVDDARLEYFSKKVFPKINESSQGGVMLFISSYFEFVRVRNFLKAQNASFCLLGEYTKQSDISRARNWFFEGKRKIILYTERAHFYHRYKIRGIQNLIMYSLPERKEFYPEIVNMLDESQNMTCRVLFSPFDQLRLERIVGTVTAKRMATSEKKVFIFC; encoded by the exons ATGGTGAAGCAATTAGTTCGTAAACGAG GAGTCAGCGAGGCCGAGGAACTTGAAGTTTTCACGGAGCAATCTAACTATGAAAATTTGTTAATGCAATTACGATCATGTAATAAGGATGTTGCTGCTTCATGTGTGAAAAG ACAAAgacaagaagaaggaaaaagtgaCACAGAGGATGATGAGGATGACTGTTCTGAATCTTCTAGTGCATtagaggaggaggaagaagaagaagaagaagaagaagaagaagaaggaggaggaggaggag TGACTGATGAGGGGTTTCGTAGAAGTCCATCTTTCGGGAACACTATGTATGAGCCAGTGCCAAACGTTGAAATTGATGATGACTCTGATAGCTCCGACATTGATAAGGAGAATGAACTTGAAGTTGGTTCTCACGGTGACCCTTCTACATCAGAGAGAACTAG TTCTTTTAACAAACACATGGAGCACAAGTTATCTAAAGAAGAGGTTGAGAATTTCCtcaaaatgaaatggaaatatACATGGGCGGTTCCTGCAGTAGGAATGTCAAACTGCAAGTGGTCAGGTACCGGAGAGTGCTTTTTAGAG GAACTCGACGTTAAATCTAGTAATTATGATCTTAAGCTAAGGTTATATGAGCACTGGTTGGATATGTACAAGACATCTGGAGGCACTGACTTCCATTCGTCGAGACAAAgatctttcttttcctttt gcAACAGCTACCGGGATATACTGTACTGCAACAAGAAACCCTTTTATTTGAAAGGTCTTGAAGAGGACTCGAGGATCGTGGATTCATATATTATGCATTCC ttGAATCATGTTTTCAAAACTAGAGACCTCATCATGAAGAATGATTCTAAAGTAGCCAAGCATCAAGACTGTGCTGAGATTCTTAGTGGAGAGAAATTTCTTGATCATGGATTTACTCGTCCAAAG GTTCTGATTTTATTGCCCCTTGCAAGCATTGCACTTCGTGTAATTAAAAGGCTTTTGCATCTTACCCCATCAGCAAACAAG GTTACAGTGGAGCATCTTGACCgtctatacaaagattttggaAATGGAGATGTTGGGAAGAACGAAGATATGGTTGAATTATCTCTTAATGACCAGAGTTCCAGCTCTCAAAAATCTTCAAAACCTTCTGACTTTCAAGCACTCTTTGGTGGGAATAATGAGGATCTCTTTATGATCGGTATCAAGTTCACCAG gaAGAGCATTAAGTTGTTCAGTGATTTCTATTCATCGGATATCATTGTTGCTTCTCCCCTTGGTCTGATAACA AAACTTGGCGAAATAGAGCAAAACAAGGAGAAAGATGTCGATTATCTTTCTTCCATTGAG GTTCTAATCATTGATCATGCAGATATTATAGCAATGCAG AACTGGTCCCATGTGAATACTGTTATTGAACACATGAATAAGATACCCTCGAAGCAGCATGGAACTGATGTGATGCGGATAAGGCAGTG GTATCTTGATGGATATGCAAGGTTATATAGGCAGTCGATAGTTTTGGGTTTCCACTCAAACCCTG ATATAAATGGGTTTTTCAATCGCTACTGCAACAACTTCGAAGGAAAG GTGAGGTTGTTATGTGAATACAAAGGCATCCTTCCAAAAGTTGTGCTCCAAGTGCGGCAG GTGTACGAAAGATTTGATGCAGACTCTATAGCTGATGTTGATGATGCTCGTCTTGAATACTTTTCTAAGAAG GTGTTTCCAAAGATAAACGAATCTAGTCAG GGTGGAGTCATGCTATTCATTAGTTCTTACTTTGAGTTTGTCCGAGTTCGGAACTTTTTGAAGGCGCAGAACGCTTCATTCTGTCTCCTTGGGGA GTATACAAAGCAAAGTGATATATCACGAGCGCGAAATTGGTTTTTTGAGGGAAAGCGGAAGATCATATTATACACAGAGAGAGCTCATTTTTATCACAGATATAAG ATTCGTGGCATACAAAACTTAATAATGTATTCCCTTCCAGAGAGGAAAGAGTTTTACCCCGAG ATTGTAAATATGCTTGATGAATCCCAGAACATGACATGTAGGGTTCTATTTTCTCCTTTTGATCAGCTCCGG CTGGAGAGAATAGTTGGAACTGTAACAGCAAAAAGGATGGCAACATCAGAGAAAAAAGTCTTTATATTTTGCTGA